In the Telopea speciosissima isolate NSW1024214 ecotype Mountain lineage chromosome 2, Tspe_v1, whole genome shotgun sequence genome, one interval contains:
- the LOC122652157 gene encoding helicase protein MOM1-like, translating to MTPLVQHLPVERPSVGSGALVSDTSLATIPESSNCPDFVHSVGSSTHVSVTGGIGIVPESSNRPLQPTTLPTQMCQPWSNDPLQHEMERLQKEKEQTIKLHGELKLRLEAERDKEIEQIRRKYAALLQEAEAVLVHKRKALDANCNKVFMNKLLADAFRSKFSEPRATGMLGQRQGMPTSFMQQLFQLSLPQHAQRPAPVSGPPVAPPLQVVHQSSALFSSNPVRQSISPIVPPAGNLQVAGELRAPAPHLQPFRHSTSMPAPNIQPVPHTIPSQQALGNAASTSSMIPQLASRAPTLSSGPFSRSQQQESAVGLAGFSNSSLSALELLQPLPDLGLTVGALDPSELTTHCSSRGTAARTDPTADVVCISDDE from the exons ATGACCCCTTTGGTGCAGCACCTGCCTGTGGAAAGGCCCTCAGTTGGAAGCGGGGCGCTAGTGTCGGACACTAGTTTGGCCACTATTCCAGAGTCAAGTAATTGTCCAGATTTTGTACATTCAGTTGGAAGCAGCACGCATGTATCAGTTACTGGGGGTATTGGGATAGTTCCAGAATCCAGCAACCGTCCACTACAACCAACTACTCTTCCAACCCAGATGTGTCAGCCATGGTCCAATGACCCACTTCAACATGAAATGGAAAGATTACAGAAAGAAAAGGAGCAGACCATCAAATTGCATGGAGAACTG AAATTGCGGCTTGAAGCTGAACGTGACAAGGAGATAGAACAGATACGTAGGAAGTATGCTGCTTTGCTCCAGGAGGCTGAGGCTGTACTGGTGCATAAGAGAAAGGCACTGGATGCAAACTGCAACAAAGTTTTTATGAATAAGCTGTTGGCCGATGCATTCAGATCCAAATTCAGTGAGCCAAGGGCAACTGGGATGCTGGGACAGCGGCAAG GGATGCCTACTAGTTTCATGCAGCAGTTATTTCAGCTGTCTTTGCCGCAACATGCTCAGAGGCCTGCCCCTGTGTCTGGTCCACCAGTGGCTCCCCCATTGCAGGTGGTCCACCAATCCTCTGCACTTTTCTCAAGTAATCCGGTCAGACAATCCATCAGCCCTATTGTTCCTCCGGCAGGGAACCTTCAAGTTGCTGGTGAACTACGGGCCCCAGCCCCTCACCTTCAGCCCTTCAGACATTCCACATCCATGCCGGCACCCAATATCCAGCCTGTTCCTCACACCATTCCCAGTCAGCAGGCACTCGGAAATGCTGCTTCCACTTCTTCCATGATTCCTCAGCTTGCATCTCGGGCACCTACCCTTTCATCTGGGCCTTTTAGCAGGAGCCAGCAACAAGAAAGTGCAGTAGGGTTGGCGGGTTTCAGTAATTCTTCTTTGTCTGCTCTGGAGCTGTTACAACCTCTCCCAGATTTGGGTCTGACCGTGGGTGCATTGGACCCATCTGAACTCACCACGCATTGTAGTTCACGAGGCACTGCAGCCCGAACTGATCCAACAGCAGATGTCGTTTGCATTTCGGACGATGAGTAA